One Maribacter dokdonensis DSW-8 genomic region harbors:
- a CDS encoding sensor histidine kinase, with the protein MNSKFNNSTTKEIIFQVLLHIVVFLFFTFDRNEPEIEGFKVLAFLNYSLGAFVINYLLLPKYYYRKRYLQFFLFLIILISAIISFEELVLEQIFYPNTRAVYFPGVVYSLLDVMPVILILVGFKFAWDASKKQLEVEELRTSVKESELLFLKSQINPHFLFNNLNNLYSYAIEESSKTPSIILELSAVLRYMLYDCKEKYVALPKEMEHLKNFTQLNEMQIEERGSVNFKTEHIKSGYLIAPLILSVFIENAFKHSTASQSHGIFIDVNVSLDEKGVLNFECRNSFLKLSNTQSISNGIGLQNVKKRLELLYPNAHKLHIQKEQHIYYVHLKLQLIQASL; encoded by the coding sequence ATGAATTCTAAATTTAATAATAGCACAACCAAAGAAATTATTTTTCAGGTGCTACTGCATATTGTGGTCTTTCTTTTTTTTACGTTCGATAGAAATGAACCTGAAATTGAAGGTTTTAAAGTGTTGGCTTTTTTAAACTACTCCTTAGGTGCCTTTGTAATCAATTACCTATTGTTGCCCAAATATTACTATAGGAAAAGATATTTGCAGTTTTTTCTTTTTCTGATTATTCTAATTAGTGCTATTATATCTTTTGAAGAGTTGGTTCTAGAGCAAATTTTTTATCCCAATACACGTGCAGTGTATTTTCCGGGAGTGGTCTATAGCCTGTTAGATGTAATGCCGGTAATATTAATTTTAGTAGGGTTCAAATTTGCTTGGGATGCCTCTAAAAAACAATTGGAGGTAGAAGAGTTGCGTACTTCCGTAAAGGAAAGTGAGTTGTTGTTTTTAAAGTCACAGATCAATCCACATTTTTTATTCAACAATTTAAATAACCTTTACTCTTATGCCATAGAAGAATCCTCAAAAACGCCTTCTATTATTCTTGAATTGTCTGCAGTGCTAAGATATATGCTGTATGATTGTAAGGAAAAGTATGTAGCCTTACCCAAAGAAATGGAACATTTAAAGAACTTTACGCAACTAAATGAAATGCAGATAGAGGAACGGGGTAGTGTTAACTTTAAAACCGAACATATTAAGAGTGGCTATCTAATTGCCCCTTTAATTCTATCTGTTTTTATAGAGAACGCTTTTAAACATAGTACGGCAAGTCAGTCTCATGGTATTTTTATAGATGTAAATGTGTCATTGGATGAGAAGGGAGTTTTAAATTTTGAATGTAGAAATTCATTCTTAAAACTATCTAATACCCAAAGTATCTCAAATGGTATAGGTTTGCAAAATGTGAAGAAAAGACTCGAATTACTGTATCCCAACGCTCATAAATTACATATTCAAAAGGAACAGCATATTTATTATGTACATTTAAAATTACAATTGATACAGGCAAGCTTATGA
- a CDS encoding outer membrane beta-barrel family protein, translating to MLFSQTALAQNTITITGKIIETNNDEAIEFATVLVGDPVNQKPIVGTTTLQDGSFVLETTASDFYIEVSFIGFTTQRFDNPTITNNKIELGTVSISEDSQQLDEVVVEGEISQTVFKLDKRVFNVGADLSSTGASALEVLNNVPSVNVNIEGAVSLRGSQGVQMLINGKPSVIANEQGNALGTLTADMIERIEVITNPSAKYDAEGTSGIINIVLKKEEKKGLNGAVTLNTGVPNNHSLGLSLNRRTEKFNLFSQVGFGRRTFPSDEETENRNLEDGTYINSFGENDKNETFFNLILGTDYHINDLNVITLSGNFAYEWEKENADAIFSTFDASNSLTDAFRRQELTEATNPKYSYELQYKKDFEGNEEQSLLLSATGNLFAKDQTSNFTNTTTFGNEDDMLQKSRTDFSQAEYTFKADYTHPWSEKFTLETGAQYQINDVENDFAISNFDGTNFIEDPNLTNIFEWTQKVLGIYGTTAYEGDKWGLKVGLRFEDTDVATLLRNTNVANDNKYNNLFPSGHTSYKINDDLSLQAGYSKRIFRPRLWDLNPFFNIRNNFSISTGNADLQAEFTDSFEVTSIYKIGKMSMNLGVFYRHTEDVVERIVEFEDNVSISRPENVGTSNTTGIEFNAKYIPANWVSFTNDFNYSHFAREGDFEGSSFDFTGDQWSTRLTGKFKLPADIDIELIGNYRSNYRTLQQEVSENLFMDFGARKKILKGKAIVNLSVRDVFASRISESITTQPTYYLRDYSKRGRFITLGISFGFGKGEAMEFSGQKHF from the coding sequence ATGCTTTTTAGCCAAACAGCATTGGCACAAAATACAATTACGATCACTGGTAAAATTATAGAGACCAATAATGACGAAGCCATAGAATTTGCCACAGTTTTGGTAGGCGATCCAGTTAACCAAAAGCCAATTGTTGGCACAACTACCCTACAGGATGGCAGTTTTGTTCTTGAAACTACGGCTTCTGATTTTTATATTGAAGTCAGTTTTATAGGGTTTACCACCCAAAGATTTGATAACCCTACTATTACCAATAACAAAATTGAATTAGGCACTGTTTCCATTTCAGAAGATTCACAACAATTAGATGAAGTTGTTGTAGAAGGAGAAATTAGCCAAACCGTATTTAAACTGGACAAACGTGTTTTTAATGTTGGGGCAGACTTAAGCAGTACCGGCGCTAGTGCATTAGAGGTTTTAAACAACGTACCATCTGTTAACGTTAATATAGAAGGAGCCGTAAGCTTACGTGGAAGTCAAGGTGTACAAATGTTGATCAACGGTAAACCTTCCGTAATTGCTAATGAGCAAGGGAACGCATTGGGAACCTTAACCGCAGATATGATAGAACGCATTGAGGTAATTACGAACCCATCTGCAAAATATGATGCAGAAGGCACATCGGGCATTATAAACATCGTCTTAAAAAAAGAGGAAAAAAAAGGACTTAACGGTGCGGTTACCCTCAATACAGGTGTACCCAACAACCACAGTTTGGGCCTAAGCCTTAACAGACGAACAGAAAAATTCAATTTATTCAGTCAAGTTGGTTTTGGTCGTAGAACTTTTCCAAGTGATGAGGAAACTGAAAACAGAAATTTAGAAGATGGTACCTACATTAACAGTTTTGGAGAAAATGACAAAAACGAGACGTTTTTCAATCTCATCTTAGGAACCGATTATCATATAAACGATCTAAACGTCATTACCCTTTCAGGAAATTTTGCCTATGAATGGGAGAAAGAAAATGCAGATGCCATTTTTAGCACATTTGATGCAAGCAACTCGTTGACCGATGCTTTTAGAAGACAAGAATTAACCGAAGCAACCAACCCAAAATACTCGTATGAACTTCAATACAAAAAAGACTTTGAAGGTAATGAAGAACAATCTCTACTATTAAGCGCTACCGGAAATCTGTTTGCGAAAGATCAGACCAGTAATTTCACGAATACTACAACTTTTGGTAATGAAGATGACATGCTTCAAAAAAGTAGAACAGATTTTAGCCAAGCAGAATACACGTTTAAAGCAGATTATACACATCCTTGGTCAGAAAAATTTACATTGGAAACCGGTGCACAATATCAAATTAATGATGTAGAAAACGATTTTGCCATAAGTAATTTCGACGGTACAAACTTTATAGAAGACCCAAACCTGACCAATATTTTTGAGTGGACCCAAAAGGTATTGGGCATTTATGGCACTACAGCTTACGAAGGCGATAAATGGGGTCTTAAAGTAGGGCTTCGCTTTGAAGATACCGATGTTGCCACACTATTGAGAAACACCAACGTTGCCAATGACAATAAGTATAACAACTTATTTCCTAGTGGGCACACTTCTTATAAGATCAATGATGACCTTTCATTACAAGCAGGGTATTCTAAACGTATATTTAGACCACGACTATGGGATCTGAATCCGTTTTTCAATATTAGGAATAACTTTAGTATCAGTACCGGTAATGCTGATTTACAAGCTGAATTCACGGACAGTTTTGAGGTAACCAGTATCTATAAAATTGGTAAAATGTCTATGAACCTGGGCGTGTTTTACAGACATACTGAAGATGTTGTGGAACGGATCGTAGAATTTGAGGACAATGTAAGTATATCCAGACCAGAAAATGTGGGCACAAGCAACACTACTGGTATTGAATTCAATGCTAAATACATACCTGCAAACTGGGTGTCGTTTACAAATGATTTTAATTATAGCCACTTTGCCCGTGAAGGGGATTTTGAAGGAAGCTCATTTGATTTTACTGGAGATCAATGGTCTACGCGACTTACAGGTAAGTTTAAATTACCTGCAGATATTGACATTGAACTTATAGGTAATTACCGATCAAATTATAGAACCTTGCAACAAGAAGTATCTGAAAATTTATTTATGGATTTTGGGGCAAGAAAAAAGATTTTAAAAGGTAAAGCGATTGTAAACTTGAGCGTACGTGATGTATTTGCGTCGCGTATAAGTGAAAGTATAACCACACAACCTACCTACTACCTAAGAGATTATAGTAAGCGCGGAAGATTTATTACATTGGGTATTAGTTTTGGTTTCGGTAAAGGAGAGGCTATGGAGTTTTCTGGCCAAAAACATTTTTAA
- a CDS encoding DUF427 domain-containing protein, giving the protein MVKAIWNNTVIAESDATVQVEGNHYFPPSTIKKEYFKTTDTHTSCPWKGVASYYDIEVDGDVNKDAAWYYPEVSELAKGIKGYIAFWKGVEVK; this is encoded by the coding sequence ATGGTAAAGGCTATATGGAATAATACGGTAATTGCAGAAAGTGATGCTACGGTACAGGTTGAAGGCAATCATTACTTTCCACCTTCAACAATTAAAAAAGAATATTTTAAAACTACGGATACACATACAAGTTGCCCCTGGAAAGGAGTAGCATCTTACTATGATATAGAGGTTGATGGTGATGTCAACAAAGATGCCGCATGGTATTATCCAGAAGTATCAGAATTGGCAAAAGGTATTAAAGGGTATATCGCTTTTTGGAAAGGGGTAGAAGTAAAGTGA
- a CDS encoding bifunctional alpha/beta hydrolase/OsmC family protein: MGFEKVSFINSQGKKLAARLERPDNQEPHSYAIFAHCFTCNKNFSAVRNISRALVSKGIAVLRFDFTGLGESEGEFEETNFSSNVSDLIEAAKYLEQHYKAPSLLIGHSLGGAAVIFAASELDSVAAVSTIGAPSSPAHVQHLFKSNVDEINATGKAKVNIGGRDFTIKKDFIDDIESKPMKEVLKNLRKPYLVLHSPQDTVVGIENAKELYQYAHHPKSFISIDKADHLLMDSVDSTYVGNVIAGWAERYLDIPKGTPLKTSHQVAVSIGNEGFTSEIVAGNHLLIADEPKDFGGNDFGPSPYDYVSSGLGACTAMTLRMYASRKKWDLQKVIVHVDHGKEHAPDSQNTSTIKKIDTFKRSIELFGDLDDSQKNRLMEIADKCPVHKTLSATSVIITKLK; this comes from the coding sequence ATGGGTTTTGAAAAAGTATCTTTTATTAATTCTCAAGGAAAAAAATTAGCGGCACGTCTAGAAAGACCTGATAACCAAGAACCTCATAGCTATGCTATTTTTGCGCATTGTTTTACTTGTAATAAGAACTTTTCTGCGGTTCGTAATATATCAAGGGCATTGGTGAGTAAAGGTATTGCCGTGCTAAGATTTGATTTCACCGGACTTGGAGAGAGCGAAGGGGAATTTGAAGAGACCAACTTTTCCTCTAATGTGTCCGATCTTATTGAGGCTGCGAAATATTTAGAACAGCATTATAAAGCTCCATCTTTATTAATTGGTCATTCTTTAGGTGGTGCTGCCGTAATATTTGCTGCGTCTGAATTAGATTCCGTTGCTGCAGTTTCTACCATTGGGGCGCCATCTTCACCAGCTCATGTACAACATTTATTTAAGTCCAATGTAGATGAAATAAATGCAACAGGTAAGGCAAAAGTGAATATCGGAGGACGCGATTTTACCATTAAAAAGGATTTTATAGATGATATTGAATCTAAACCCATGAAAGAGGTCCTAAAGAATTTAAGAAAACCGTATTTGGTGCTGCATTCTCCTCAAGATACCGTTGTAGGGATTGAAAATGCAAAAGAATTGTACCAATATGCTCATCATCCAAAGAGTTTTATTTCTATTGATAAGGCCGATCATCTTTTAATGGATAGTGTAGATTCTACCTATGTAGGTAATGTTATTGCAGGTTGGGCAGAGCGGTATTTGGATATTCCTAAAGGTACACCTTTAAAAACATCTCACCAGGTGGCAGTAAGTATTGGTAATGAGGGTTTCACCTCTGAAATAGTGGCCGGTAATCATTTGTTGATTGCTGATGAGCCAAAGGATTTTGGCGGTAATGACTTTGGTCCTTCCCCTTATGATTATGTTTCTTCAGGATTAGGTGCTTGTACGGCCATGACGTTGAGAATGTATGCTTCAAGAAAAAAGTGGGACTTACAAAAGGTTATAGTACATGTTGATCACGGTAAAGAACATGCTCCTGATTCTCAAAATACTTCGACTATTAAAAAGATCGATACTTTTAAACGAAGTATAGAATTGTTCGGTGATTTAGACGATAGTCAAAAGAATAGGTTAATGGAAATTGCAGATAAATGTCCTGTACATAAAACCTTGTCCGCAACATCGGTGATAATAACAAAACTTAAATAA
- a CDS encoding class I SAM-dependent methyltransferase produces the protein MDDFWELSFKRNTVMWGKEPADAAVMVANSFKVKGYDEILIPGCGYGRNALPFIAMAMNVTGIEISATAIAIASNLVPDKFKIYNGNVTDMPFDQKLYDGIFCYSLLHLLNSVQRSNLIRNCYNQLNIGGSMVFVTLSTNDHQFGKGTKISKNHYLSKHHIELYFHDTASIHKEFSDYGISDVREIIEPVKGMKNALNQRLWMITCTK, from the coding sequence ATGGATGATTTTTGGGAGCTTAGTTTTAAGAGAAACACTGTCATGTGGGGAAAGGAACCAGCCGATGCCGCGGTTATGGTAGCCAATAGTTTTAAGGTTAAAGGCTACGATGAAATTTTAATACCCGGCTGTGGCTATGGTAGAAATGCCTTGCCCTTTATTGCTATGGCAATGAATGTTACAGGAATAGAAATTTCGGCTACAGCTATAGCTATTGCATCTAATTTGGTGCCTGATAAATTCAAAATTTATAATGGTAATGTAACCGATATGCCATTTGATCAAAAGTTGTATGATGGTATTTTTTGCTACTCGTTATTGCACCTTTTAAATAGTGTACAAAGAAGTAACTTAATTAGAAATTGTTATAACCAGCTTAATATAGGTGGTTCTATGGTTTTTGTTACGTTGTCTACTAATGATCATCAATTTGGTAAAGGAACCAAGATTTCCAAAAACCATTATTTATCCAAACATCATATTGAATTATATTTTCATGACACCGCTTCTATTCACAAGGAATTTAGTGATTATGGTATAAGTGATGTAAGAGAAATTATTGAGCCTGTAAAGGGTATGAAAAATGCTTTAAATCAACGTTTATGGATGATTACCTGTACCAAATAA
- a CDS encoding NAD(P)/FAD-dependent oxidoreductase produces the protein MVDSRFFDVIIIGGSYAGLSAAMSLGRSLRNVLIIDGGKPCNRQTPHSHNFITQDGVEPSRINELAKDQVLNYDTVEFIEDIALNAKKTESGFNITTLSGTVFNAHKLIFSSGIKDIMPDIPGFSDCWGISIIHCPYCHGFENKGKKTAIYASIPRALHLAPLIKNLTGNLTLIIKNMTDLKEDEIQILKNNQVKLIVADITSIEHDLGNLKSIGFSNGEKHSFEALYASLPFEQHSQIPQELGCTFTDDGYIDVTPFQETSIKGVYACGDNSNMLRSVANAVNTGNFTGAKVNADLANEQFK, from the coding sequence ATGGTAGATAGTAGATTTTTTGATGTTATTATTATTGGAGGTAGTTATGCAGGTTTATCAGCTGCAATGTCCTTAGGTAGGTCATTGAGAAACGTATTAATTATTGATGGTGGTAAGCCCTGCAATAGGCAAACACCACACTCACATAATTTTATTACACAAGACGGTGTAGAGCCGAGCCGTATTAATGAACTGGCAAAAGATCAAGTGCTTAACTATGATACCGTTGAGTTCATTGAAGATATTGCCCTTAATGCCAAAAAAACTGAATCAGGTTTTAATATTACGACGTTATCTGGTACAGTTTTCAATGCCCATAAATTGATATTTAGTAGCGGCATAAAAGATATTATGCCAGATATACCGGGTTTTTCTGATTGTTGGGGTATCTCTATCATTCATTGTCCTTATTGCCATGGTTTTGAAAATAAAGGTAAAAAAACGGCTATTTACGCCAGTATACCTAGAGCTTTACATTTGGCTCCATTGATCAAGAATCTTACTGGTAACCTAACATTGATCATAAAAAATATGACCGATTTAAAAGAAGATGAAATTCAAATATTAAAGAATAATCAAGTTAAGTTAATAGTTGCTGATATTACTTCAATTGAACATGATTTGGGTAATTTAAAAAGTATAGGTTTTAGCAATGGAGAAAAACATTCTTTTGAAGCTCTATACGCATCGTTACCATTTGAACAGCATTCACAAATACCTCAAGAACTAGGGTGTACCTTTACTGATGACGGGTATATTGATGTTACCCCTTTTCAAGAAACCTCTATAAAAGGTGTTTATGCCTGTGGAGATAATTCAAATATGTTAAGGTCAGTTGCAAACGCAGTTAATACCGGAAACTTTACCGGTGCCAAGGTCAATGCAGATTTGGCCAATGAGCAATTTAAATAA
- a CDS encoding Fur family transcriptional regulator — protein sequence MKRRKTPSKTEILQVLKSSGNALSHDMIQANIESDIDRATIYRVLNRFCEDGKVHKIVGDDGKQYFALCSNCGEEKQLHSHSHMHFRCLECGKVECLERDISVPLPDGYVAKVHNLIISGFCNNCSQI from the coding sequence ATGAAGAGAAGAAAAACACCATCTAAAACCGAAATTTTGCAAGTACTTAAATCTTCGGGGAACGCCTTGAGTCATGATATGATACAAGCCAATATTGAATCTGATATTGATAGAGCTACCATTTATAGAGTTCTAAACAGATTCTGTGAAGACGGTAAAGTACACAAAATTGTTGGCGACGATGGTAAACAATACTTTGCCCTATGTTCCAATTGTGGAGAAGAAAAGCAGCTACATTCTCACAGCCACATGCATTTTAGATGTTTAGAATGTGGAAAAGTGGAATGTTTAGAACGAGATATATCTGTACCATTGCCTGATGGTTATGTGGCAAAAGTCCACAATCTAATTATATCTGGGTTTTGCAATAATTGCTCACAAATATAA
- a CDS encoding dipeptidase, which produces MKNVKNYISENKDRFLNEIIELLKIPSVSADPAFSQDVLNAAEMVKSKLEDAGCDIVEIHETAGYPIVYGEKIINKDLPTVLVYGHYDVQPAEPLELWTSPPYEPVIKKTDLHPEGAIFARGACDDKGQMYMHVKALELMVKTDQLPCNVKFMIEGEEEVGSNNLSIYVAENKEKLANDVILISDTGMIANDVPSITTGLRGLSYVEVEVTGPNRDLHSGLYGGAVANPINILTKMIASLHDENNHITIPGFYDKVEELSAEERAEMAKAPFSIEKYQKALDIDSVYGEAGYSTNERNSIRPTLDVNGIWGGYIGEGAKTVIASKAYAKISMRLVPNQDWREITELFKTHFESIAPKGVTVVVKPHHGGQGYVTPIDTDAYQAASKAYETTFGKKPIPQRSGGSIPIVSLFEKELKSKTILMGFGLDSDAIHSPNEHFGVWNYLKGIETIPYFYQYFTEMTKK; this is translated from the coding sequence ATGAAAAACGTAAAGAATTATATCTCCGAAAACAAGGACCGATTTCTAAATGAAATCATAGAACTACTTAAAATACCGTCTGTTAGCGCAGATCCTGCCTTCTCTCAAGATGTTTTAAACGCTGCGGAAATGGTAAAATCAAAACTAGAAGATGCAGGTTGCGATATTGTTGAAATTCATGAAACAGCCGGTTACCCTATAGTTTATGGTGAAAAAATCATAAACAAAGACCTACCAACGGTACTAGTATACGGCCATTATGATGTACAACCGGCCGAACCATTGGAATTATGGACTTCCCCACCTTATGAACCGGTAATCAAAAAAACCGATTTACACCCAGAAGGAGCCATTTTTGCACGTGGTGCTTGCGATGACAAAGGGCAAATGTACATGCATGTAAAGGCATTGGAATTAATGGTAAAAACCGATCAACTGCCGTGTAATGTAAAATTCATGATTGAAGGCGAAGAGGAAGTTGGGAGTAATAACTTAAGTATTTATGTTGCCGAGAATAAAGAAAAATTGGCAAACGATGTTATTTTAATATCGGACACGGGCATGATCGCCAATGATGTACCTTCTATAACCACTGGTTTACGCGGACTTAGTTATGTTGAAGTGGAAGTTACGGGTCCTAATCGTGATTTGCATTCTGGTTTGTATGGTGGTGCCGTAGCAAATCCGATCAACATTTTAACAAAAATGATCGCTAGTTTACATGACGAAAATAACCATATTACCATTCCAGGGTTTTATGACAAGGTAGAGGAACTTTCCGCCGAAGAACGTGCAGAAATGGCAAAAGCACCGTTCAGCATAGAAAAATATCAAAAAGCTTTGGATATTGATTCGGTGTATGGTGAAGCAGGTTATTCTACAAACGAACGTAACTCCATTAGACCTACCTTAGATGTCAATGGCATTTGGGGCGGTTATATTGGGGAAGGAGCCAAAACGGTTATAGCAAGTAAAGCATATGCTAAAATATCTATGAGATTGGTACCCAACCAAGATTGGAGAGAAATTACCGAGCTATTTAAAACTCATTTTGAATCTATTGCACCTAAAGGTGTTACCGTAGTAGTAAAACCTCATCATGGTGGTCAAGGTTATGTAACGCCAATAGATACTGATGCATACCAAGCAGCATCAAAAGCATACGAAACCACATTTGGAAAAAAACCGATACCACAACGTAGTGGTGGTAGTATTCCTATAGTCTCTCTATTTGAAAAAGAACTAAAGAGTAAAACTATTCTTATGGGCTTTGGTTTAGATAGTGATGCCATACACTCCCCTAACGAACATTTTGGGGTATGGAACTACTTAAAAGGCATTGAAACCATCCCTTATTTCTATCAATATTTTACTGAAATGACCAAAAAGTAG
- a CDS encoding PhnA domain-containing protein, whose product MSVKDDLEARSGSTCELCTATNNLEVFEVEPVSISGVDSSILACETCRTQIEDPEKMDANHWRCLNDSMWSEYDSVKVVAWRMLSRLKSEGWPKDLLDMMYLEPEVLDWAKATGEGLAESEKIIHRDVNGVILQNGDSVVLVKDLKIKGSSQVAKQGTAVRRISLDRENAEYIEGKVGPTLTVIITKYVKKI is encoded by the coding sequence ATGAGCGTAAAAGATGATTTAGAAGCACGTAGTGGTTCCACATGTGAATTATGTACCGCAACCAATAACTTAGAGGTTTTTGAAGTTGAACCGGTTTCTATAAGTGGAGTTGATTCTAGTATTTTGGCGTGTGAAACATGTCGTACTCAAATTGAAGACCCGGAAAAAATGGATGCTAATCACTGGCGTTGTTTAAATGACAGTATGTGGAGCGAGTATGATTCTGTAAAAGTTGTGGCATGGAGAATGCTTTCTAGATTAAAATCTGAAGGTTGGCCCAAAGATTTGCTGGATATGATGTATTTGGAACCTGAGGTTTTAGATTGGGCAAAGGCTACGGGAGAAGGTTTGGCAGAAAGTGAGAAGATAATTCACCGTGATGTCAATGGTGTAATCTTACAAAATGGTGATAGTGTTGTATTGGTGAAAGACCTAAAGATTAAAGGTTCTAGTCAAGTAGCCAAACAAGGTACTGCAGTAAGGCGAATTTCGTTAGATAGGGAAAATGCTGAATATATTGAAGGCAAAGTAGGACCTACCCTTACCGTAATCATCACTAAATACGTGAAAAAAATATAG
- a CDS encoding GldL-related protein, whose protein sequence is MITKEKSNRFLRLSIALALIAILFKIMHWPYAEILLISAVGGIAIFFIIGFYKKPIKNWLDYAKLFLLISFLLHYLFRVLHLNYGYIFSYIFRMALIFFIIAYIKDVFFSNDNSSKLEEQPTTSKKKIINIVLYSTAVICIIIGAQFKILHWKFGFINGNLLLAVGLIATALSIILGFKKS, encoded by the coding sequence TTGATTACCAAGGAAAAAAGCAACAGATTTCTAAGACTAAGCATTGCCTTGGCATTAATTGCCATACTCTTTAAAATAATGCATTGGCCCTATGCTGAAATATTATTGATTTCAGCCGTTGGTGGTATCGCTATTTTCTTCATTATAGGGTTTTATAAGAAACCAATCAAAAACTGGTTAGATTATGCCAAGTTATTTTTATTAATTTCCTTTTTACTTCATTACTTATTTAGAGTTCTGCATTTAAATTATGGATATATATTTTCCTATATTTTTAGAATGGCCTTGATATTTTTCATCATTGCCTATATAAAAGATGTATTTTTTTCAAATGATAATTCCTCCAAATTAGAGGAGCAGCCCACTACTTCAAAAAAGAAAATCATCAACATAGTATTATATTCAACTGCGGTAATTTGTATTATTATTGGTGCTCAATTTAAAATTCTACACTGGAAATTTGGATTCATAAACGGAAACCTTCTGCTAGCCGTAGGACTTATAGCTACTGCCCTTTCTATTATATTAGGTTTTAAAAAATCTTAG
- a CDS encoding BlaI/MecI/CopY family transcriptional regulator — MQLSKSEEELMNILWKQKKAFMKDLLDAYPEPKPATTTVATLLKRMTDKKFIDYKSYGRSREYYPLVKKKDYFSKHVNGLIKNFFNDSASQFASFFTQETNLSKAELEELKKLIDVEIEKK, encoded by the coding sequence ATGCAGCTATCCAAATCGGAAGAAGAATTAATGAATATACTTTGGAAGCAAAAGAAAGCTTTCATGAAAGACTTATTGGATGCTTACCCAGAACCAAAACCCGCTACCACTACTGTAGCCACCTTATTAAAAAGGATGACCGATAAAAAGTTTATTGACTATAAAAGTTATGGCAGAAGCAGAGAATATTATCCGCTAGTTAAGAAAAAAGACTATTTCTCTAAACATGTAAACGGACTCATTAAAAATTTCTTCAACGATAGCGCCAGTCAGTTTGCGTCATTTTTTACGCAAGAAACCAATTTAAGCAAAGCTGAATTGGAGGAATTGAAGAAATTAATAGACGTTGAAATAGAAAAGAAGTAA